The Hordeum vulgare subsp. vulgare chromosome 4H, MorexV3_pseudomolecules_assembly, whole genome shotgun sequence genomic interval TGCTTAGCTGATTCTAGATTTTGGTGGCACAATTGGCAGAAATAGCCATTGGGCCAGCCTCTGCGTTGGAGACGATCGTTACACCAGAGTCTGTTCTTCAGCAGCAACCAGATGCAGATCTTGAGCCGTGCAGGCGCCCAAGTTGTCCATATTTGCTTCTTGTGGTCACATCTCAGGTGACCTTGGAACTGGGCCTTGTATGCCGATCTGGCTGAGTAAACTCCTGAAGGTTCCAGATTCCACGAGATTGTGTCCTGAATTCCTTCTTGCAATTGGATGTCTCTGTCTTGGACCCATCTGTGCAGCCTGATTGCCTCCTCCGAGAGTTGTTCCGTGTTCCCATGGGCGAGGTCCGATAGCCAAGTGTTGTTTGTGAGTGCATCTCGGACCGATCTGTTTTTCCGCCTGGAGTGTCTAAAAATATTTGGGAAGGACGTCTTGAGGCTTCCCGATCCCGTCCAGGAGCAGTGCCAGAATGTTGCCGTTCCTCCATTTCCTAGGGTTACCGTTGTGGACGCATGAAAAAGGGCCCTGTCGGCCTCATCGCATGGCAGAGCCATGCAATGCCACGACCTCTCATTGCTAGTCCAATATAGCCATAGCCATCGCAGTCTAAGCGCTCTACTGAAGCGATTCAGTTCCAAGATTCCTAAGCCTCCCTTTTCCACAGGGGAGCATACTGTCGGCCAGTTAACTTTGCATTTTCCACCGGTAGGTTCATCGTCCTGTGCCCAAAGGAAGCGAAGCCTAACCTTGTCTACCTCGGCAAGGAATTTCTTGGTCGTCCTAAGGACCGCCAATGCGGAGGTTGGTAGGGCGGTCAGAACGCTGCGAACTAGGACTCTCCTTCCCGCGATGTTTAGAAGTCTACCCTTCCATCCTGCTAGTCTAGCCCTAATCCTATCCAGGATGAATTGAATGTGGACTAACCGTAGTCGTGCGAGGGTGACCGGCAGCCCTAAATATTTCAGCAGGAAGCCCTTTATTTCGCCTCCAAAACTAGCCAGGATGTCGTGGACATTGATCCCCTCGCAACGGATGGCCGAGGCGGATGACTTCGCCGGGTTAATGTGGAGACCCGATGCGTGCCCGAAGTTACGGAGAATCACCATCAGTGAGTCTATCTCAGTTTTGGTTGGGTTGGCAAAAATGACCGCATCGTCAGCGTATAGGCTGACCCGTAGAGAGAAGTCCCTCCCCGGCAATGGGTCTAGCAGGTGCAGCTCCGTTGCTTTTTCCAACAGGCGATGTAGTGAATCTATTGCTATGATGAAAATAAGCGGCGATAGGGAGTCTCCTTGTCTAAGTCCCCTTTGGTGGTAGAAAGAGCGGTCGGCCGAGCCGTTTAGCATGACCGACGACGATGCAGTGCTAAAAAGAAGCGCCATCCAGTCACGCCAACGAGCTGGGAAACCCAGTTGCTGCAGTGTTTCTAGCAGATACTCCCATGAGACGTTGTCGAAGGCCTTTGCTATATCTAGTTTAAGTAGCAGGGCCGGAACTTTCCTCTTATGTAGTGATCTCACTACGTTTTGCACATAGAGGAAACTGTCCTGAGTGGACTTGGAGCGCAAGAAAGCTGATTGCGCCGGGGAGATGATGGTGTTAATCTGTGCCGCTAGCCGTCGGGATAGAACTTTGGTGATTAGTTTCGCCACCGAGTGGATTAGGCTAATTGGTCGAAAGTCCTCCACCCTTTCGGCTCCCtctttctttggtatcaaaattaCAGTAGCTGTGTTAAGCCTGCCGAAATCTCCCCTTGCTAACTTGTAGAAGCTACTAAACACACTCATTATGTCCTCCTTAATAATGGACCAGCAGGACCTGAGGAACGTCCCTGTGAAGCCGTCAGGGCCGGGTGCCTTTTCTGCCGGTGACGCTTTTATGGCCTCCCAAACCTCTTCCTGAGAGAAAGGGTTATCTAACCCCCTGTTTTGCACCGACGGAAGGTCTAGAATCGACCAGTCTATCGATAAAGGTCTATCAGCCCTAGTACCCCAATTTTGCTGGAAATGACTGAAGATGGCCTCTTCCTTATGCTCGTGCGAGGATGCTACGGTGGAGCCTATTTGTAAGCAGTGGATGTAATTTTTCCGCTTACGTGTCGTGGCCTTGGCGTGAAAGAATTTTGTTCCCGCATCACCTAGTCTCATCCAGGTGAGGCGTGATGCTTGCCGTCGACGAGCTCGATCTAGTGCCGCTAGCCCTAGTAGCCGCAGTTTTAGCAGTTTACGGAGGTGGAATTCAGCGTTTGAGAGCTGTCGCCTCTCTTGTGCTACGTCTAGTCGAAGTACTACTTCCGCTGCAAGATGAAATTGTAGTTTTGCCTGGCTGAAGAAACCCTTGCTCCAAGTCTTCAAATCATGCGCCGTCCTAGTCAACTTAGTGCTAATTATTTTGAAGGGACAAGAAGATTGCACTGGTCTATTCCATGCCTTTTCGACCGTGGCGTGGAAGCGTGGGAAGCTAGGCCAAAAATTCTCAAATCTGAATTGTGCCTGCCTAGTGGTGGCTGTGGTGTCCAGGAGTAGTAACGGGCAATGGTCCGATGTTGCAGTTGATGCCGCATGCAGGGACACCGAGGGGAAGCAGTTGTCCCAGGGGATGTTGTAGAAGAACTTGTCGATATTGACGAGGGTGGGATCCCGACGCTCATTGCTCCATGTGTATTTGCGGTTAGTGCATCTAATCTCTTTTAGTCCCGCCGAGTCGATTGCCGATCTAAACCTACCCATTAACCTACGGTTGAGGATAAGGTTATTCTTGTCGCGCGCTTCGTATATGAGATTAAAATCTCCATTGATGAGCCATGGATCAGACGCCGGTGGTGCAGAGGAGGAGACTTCCCTTAGGAAATTTTCCTTTCTAACATCGTCCGTCGGGCCGTAAACCGAGGACAGCCAGAAGCTATTTTGGTGCCCCAGCAGAGTAACCTTGGCCGTGATGGCGAAGACTCCTATTGCATGGGAGGTGATGGTGGCAAGGTTTTTATCCCAAAGGATAGCTGCACCTCCACAAGTGCCTATGGCCGGCAGCGCGATACATCCGGTTAGATGTTCTCCTCCGATATCCCTAACTAGTTCTGGCGACCAGGCAGAAATCTTAGTCTCCTGGAGACATAGGATAGCCGCCCGTAGTTTGTTAGCCATCTCCCCGACAGCCGCCCTCTTAGCTGGGCTGTTAAGACCGCGTACGTTCCCACACATAATTGGGGGGAATTTTTCACTCATTTGGAAACGTAGCAAAGCTCCGAAGGAAATAACTAAATGGCCTCAGGCCGTTGACACACACAACCAACTTAACTATGGCGTGCCGGCGCCCACCAACAGCCCCCAAGATGCGCCGGCGACGAGTTGCCTCCTCTCTACCCGAACAAATTCTCGACGAACCTAAAACAAACCTAAACCGAGCTATCCTCAGTTGCCGACGAAGCGGGATACATGAGTCAACTAACATAGGTTACACCATTTCCTCCTCGGCAACTCCATCAGGGCCGATCATGTCGGCCATCATACGCAGGGCCTCGCTATCCAGGCGAGTCAGCTTGGCGATCACTGCTAAGTTGCCGTCGGACAACGGTTCCTCGAAACGCTGCAGCAGTGCTCTCGCCACCTCTTCGGTCATCTTATCAAGGGGGCCCAGTAGCCCCAGCTCCTTCACGAGGCGCAGCGAGGCGCGCTGGGCTACTGGCACCGTCGAGCCGCTCGCCGCCTGTCTGCCGATATGCCTGGTCAGGGTCGAGGAAGCCTTTCTCTTGGGAGGTGCAGCTTGGCGGCGAGCAGCGGCCGGGGCTAGAGTCTCCGAGATGAGGGCCTGCTTGCTGGCGCGGAAGAGACCCCGGGCCTCCGGCCGATCAGCGGCTGCTCCCAGTTGCATCTTGCTCACACGCCCGGTGACTGCACCTAGCTACAGTTCCATCGTGTGTGCCGTAGTCGGGGTGGTTCTATTGTACTGACCCATGTCCAACGCCGCGGCGGACAGAGTTGGGCTGAAGGCGTCAAGTTGTACTGTCTCGGTGGGGTCGGTTAGCAGCCTCGCTGCGTCAAACTCGAGCGGGGATTTGACTAAAGCTTCTGCAGCGGCGTGGACGTCCGCCGCCAGACTGTCGACGACGGTGGAGGTGTTGTAGGGCTTCGACGCTGTGTTGAAGAAAGCCTCCACTGGGTCTTTCCCCGTGTGCCCGGCGTCAGGGCCTGCTGCCACTGGACTATCGCTGGCCAAGGGGGCATACCTCCCTGCAGAGGGAGGCGGAGTGGACGGGCGCGCCCGCGGCTGAAGGGGTTGGGGCCTCGCCCTCGACGAGGCCCTCCCAGCTCCCTGATGATGCCCAGAAGAGTGGCCGGACCTACGACGGGGCTGCGGGGAGCGGCTGCGGTGGCGAGGAACCGGGGCAGCCTTGGGAGGAGCCTGAGAGCGTCCCCGGCGAAGGAGGACGTCTCTCCAGGACCTCTGGTTGCCACCCCCCGAGCGTCTGTCGCCGTCTTGGTCCCGCGCGTGACCACCCGACGGCGTGCCACGGCAGCCAAGATCAGCCACCGGTGCGCGAGCCTGGCGCTGGTTTCGCCCTGGCCCCCGTCCGTCCTCGACCCCCATCGACCAGGTGGCGGGAGCCACCAACGGGAAAGGGGCGGAGTCATTGTCGGATCCAGACGAGGGTAGGCCACTCTAGCCGGAGTGAGAAGACCGAGGGGAGGGCGTCGTCCAATCTTCGATGCGATCCACGTGAATCAGCATGGTGTAGTCCGCCGTTGCTGGCGGCGGCGCCACGCGTCTGTCGGGAGGGGAGAAGCCCTCCATCTCGTCCACCCGGCCCGCACCCCGCGGTAGGACCGCAATGGTATGCGAGGTGGGGATGTTGGCGATGTCGCTCGTCCAAATCCAGCAAGCAAAGGTCTTAGTGTGACCTCGCTCGAGCGTCCGACTGTCGAGACGGTCCACCCGTACCCGCTTCCCTAGTATCTCCTCCGCCCCCTCCACGGACCAGAACTGCATGGGAACCATCTCAATGACGACGCGAACATGCAGGTGCAGGAAGCCGAAGATGGCATGGTCATGCTCGTGCCAGGATGCAATGTTGAAGGAGGCACCCTCGACACGGATGGAGCCTCTCCGCAGTGCGTTGACTTGATGCGCGGGCTGCGTGAAGAGCACTAGGAAGTGCTCTGGGTGATGCGCGGTGACTCGCAGCGAGTGCACCGGCACCGACAACAGCCCCTCCAGTGCTCTGCCCACATCCATAGGAGAGGTGGCGTTCACCCCGTCAGCCGCGGTCAGGGTGACGGCGTGGCTGCGCAGGAAGAAGATCGCCTGGTCAACAGCCGGGGAAGGGACGGCGACGGAGCGGGTCGCCCTCGGCCGGCGCGCGTGGTCAAGGTGGCGGAGCATGGCGGGGGAGAGCTGCGACATGGAGGAAGCGGCAGGTGGTGGGAAGCGGATACGCTGGTGCAGCGGTTGCTCGGGAGGAGCCGGACCTAGCCTGTCTCTAACTTGGCCTCCCCGACCTCGGACAAGGGGATTCCGAGGGCAGTTTTTCGCGATGTGGCCGGCCCTCCTACAGGTAATGCAGTGAACTGGATCCCGGCAGTCCGCTAGTCCGTGTCGCTTGCTCAGGCAACGGAAGCAGCGTCCTCGGAATAGATATAGCGGGGGGGCGACGTACCGGCAATGAATGGCTGCGGGCGGTCCGAGCGGTGCGGCAGACGACGCGCCCGAGGGACCGGGGGGTCGAGCAGGTGACGGCCGCCCCTCCGAGTGCTTACCTCGGTCCAGCCTGGCTCCGTGCCCGAAGGGGAAAGCCTACAGCCCGAAGGAGGCGCGACGACGATGGATTTGATGTGGGGCACGGTCTGAGGTACCGTCCCGTCGGAGTTAAGCGGCCAAGGATGCCCCGCTGCGACCGGATCCGGGGGCGAACCCGAGCTACCCGTCTCCTGCCGAAGCAGCAGACGCGCTAGCTTCACCGACGGACCGGCGGAGAACGCTGAGCAGCCGCCGTGCTGCAGGAATCGCGGCGCCCGGTCCAAATCTTGAGCCgcccgaggtggggaggtcgaccGCGCGGCGCTGCTCAGACCGCGGGGCAGGGAGCCGCGCCGGTCCCTCCTGGGGGATCCCGCGGGGGACTGCGGGATCTGCCGGTGCCCGCCATGAGAGCGTATTTGGTGGCCGCCGCGGCCGGAGCGGCCCGCGGCGCGGATGGGGGACTGGGGGGCAGGAGCGGGTCCTCCACTCACCAGGACATCTGTGTCTGTTCGTGCGTGCGTTGCGACGTTCATTGGCATGCACGTCCTTGGACTTCTGTGCGATGATGACGGAGTTCAACACGTCATCGTCGGGGTGACACACGGCCAGCACCTCAAACCCGCCTCGATAGATTTCCTGGGGATCGACGATCGGGTAGAGGAACCCACGCGCCCCGTGCGCACTGCGCACGACGAGGGCCGCCCCGTCCGCCATGTGCGCGCCGAGGTGCGCGATCACCTTGGCCTTGTCCTCGGCAGCCATGCCCACAAGCGCGGCCAGGAAGACTACGTCGTACGCGGCGAGCTCGCCGGTGAGGTCCGCGACGACGGCAGTGTCGAAAGACGTGCGGGCGCCCACGTCCTTGTCCGCGCGGAACAGCTTGCTCGCACGGTCG includes:
- the LOC123450578 gene encoding nicotianamine synthase 8-like, whose protein sequence is MDAQNKEVDALVQKITGLHAAIAKLPSLSPSPDVDALFTDLVTACVPPSPVDVTKLGPEAQEMREGLIRLCSEAEGKLEAHYSDMLAAFDNPLDHLGMFPYYSSFINLSKLEYELLARYVPGGIAPARVAFIGSGPLPFSSYVLAARHLPDAMFDNYDLCGAANDRASKLFRADKDVGARTSFDTAVVADLTGELAAYDVVFLAALVGMAAEDKAKVIAHLGAHMADGAALVVRSAHGARGFLYPIVDPQEIYRGGFEVLAVCHPDDDVLNSVIIAQKSKDVHANERRNARTNRHRCPGEWRTRSCPPVPHPRRGPLRPRRPPNTLSWRAPADPAVPRGIPQEGPARLPAPRSEQRRAVDLPTSGGSRFGPGAAIPAARRLLSVLRRSVGEASASAASAGDG